The DNA sequence TCGTCTGCCGCTTTCAGCACCGTATAAACAACTTCCATTAGAGCTCCCGTGGTAAGCGCAGCATGATCCTCCGATACAAACTTCGACTTCGAGACACTACCGCTTGAGGGATCGAGTCATGTTGGTTTGTTCACAATCGAGTTTTGCATGCCGATCTCGAAGACCTCCATCAAACTTCCTAATGTTTGGGCCATCCAAGAGCTGTCCAGCCAAAGTCATCGCAAAAGAAGCTGCATTTACCTGtagctttgtttgatttggACAGGTTTCAATTTTCTAAAAATACGCACCGCGGAAATGTTAACGAGTGCCAAGAGCGAGCGAGATGAAACAagaagaaagaggaaaaaacataaaagacACCAGCGGGCGAAATCATGCCCTGCCCGTAAAGTGTGGACACAATTTATGCATAATTTATTGTTGCGCTCATCCCCACAAAACTCCGCACAGCAAACTTTCGCGACAACCCGACCAAGGGGCCTGCGAAACAGTTTGAGTTGCTTCTCcttctttttgctgctgctgaggccAGTGGAAGACAGGATCGCTGGCGCGGGTGCAAAACTGTAGCCACTTTCTGCTGGGCGTGTAAAGGGTGAAATCTGTGCACACGGCGCAAGTAACATGAGCTCGCGGTCGTCGGTTTCGGTGTCCTGTGTCTCCGTTCCCAAAAAACTGCCTAGTATCGTTTCCCCTTGCAGACTGGCTCCAGCATTCGGCACATCATCGGTACGTCCGCCGGCGTCGTGCCGGTGCACCGTTTGGCTGTTTGGAGCAGCCGCCGCCGGTAGTCGAGCCAGGCCTGGTCGCGCAGGTACCGCCGGTACAGCTCGTCCCGCCCCGGTATCGCGCCGTCGAGGTAGAGGCGCAGCCGCTGCCACGTGTTGCCCACGTTCTGGCGCTTCAGGAAGAGCCAGCAGcggggcagcagcagacacTGGGTGCGGGTGCGGGCCACGATCGTGCGCTGGTGGTGCCGCTCGCCCAGCCCAAACACGGCCCCGCACCGCAGCGTCCCGACGTCCACAAACTGATGCACGATCGGTGCGTCCTGGGCAGGTGTCTGGCGGGAGAGAAGGAAAGCGTTAGATTGCTGTCCGAGACGAGTTGACCCTCTGTTGGAGCCTAGCCCGCATACCGTAAGAAAGCACGTCGCATTGGCTGGATCGTGGCGAAGCGTTCCGGCCGGTGGGCTGGTGGCCGCCGTAAACGTTTCGTGCAGATGGCGCACCGTCTCGAGCTGCACGTCTGGCGCTGGAGGGCCCATGGCGGGTTGCGGTGTGGGTTGGTCCCGGTCGCCCGCCGGACTGGCCAGACGAAGCGTACCGCGCACCAGCGGCAAACACTGGAGCATCATGCACTGGCCGCTCAGCACGAGGTAGGCGAACGGGAGCGGCAGCTCGAGCGGTATCGTCTGCTGCGGTGCGTACTGTACCACCCGGGCGAGGACGCTGCACTCACGgatctacaaaaaaaatttgaaaaaaattaaaacaaaagcgAGAGTTGGGAGGAAAGCGCAAGAGCGATAGAACCGCCTctccacaaaacacaaacctgATCTTCGGTCCAGTGCCGGAAGTAGGCGAAGCGGCCGAGCGTATCCCGCAGCTGCTCGTAGCTCAGCCGGACCGTCGATTGACCGGTGTTGCCCAACGGGTCGCTCATGCTGTACTGTTCGCAGGCCGGCGAACCAGGCGCACACACTCGAACTCGTCCCGCCAAGCACTGAGCCGGCGGCCGCGTTACTTACAGCGCCACGGAGGGTTGCCTGCTCGGCCTGACTCGTTCTAGCGAAGGATGGGAAGAAGGGTGTAGGTAGTGGGTGGGTGACGTGATGCGAGTTTTGCCAAAGTTCGTTCCTGCATGTTTCCGCAAACATTGGCAGGGTTTGCCAGTAATGGTTTCGTCCTGTCGGGTGCGAAAGTTCTTATGTTTCAATctgaaaagagagagagagatagagagagaagcaTCAAAGCTCTGGCAATATCCTTGATGTAATGGTCTGTAAAGGTTTGGTTAGGCATTAACTCCACCAACTGAGGAAGGAACCACTGCTCCACGATTCTTCTCCAGGGGCAAATCCTTTCGCACTTCAAACaattcccacacacacacacacacacacacacacacacacgtagagGGTAAATCTAGATGTAGTGCCCTTATTACCACCAACGAGCGGACAGGGAACGAGCGTGGGCGATGAGGACGGGGAGTTTTTTGAAATGTTGCAGAAGTGCGAAAATTGGGTCGATGATTGGATTGGGCCCTGAGGGCGAGCAAACTTGACGATATAATGCGGCTTACAGGGCGTACCGCAGCAACATTAGTGTAAGCACATATACcacggcaacaacaacaacaacaacagcagccgaAAGCCTCCACCAATAACCTTGGGGAGGAATAGCTTAATAGATGGGAAGTAATGAAAGTGTGCGGGAGGTTTTcgttgatgtatttttttgtgtgtgtttcgttcaTTCGCGCTCCAGGAAAAAAGACACGAAAGAATGTCTGCAAATACTAAACCCCCGGGGCCTCCCATGTCCATAGTCTGTCGCAGGCAGGTTAGTAGTTGTCATAGTCGGTGCCTAACCACtgatacacagacacacactggCGCGCATGTGGTTGACTTTGAACTTACAATCAATCATTCGGCAGCGCAACCGACCGGGCCGGGGGCAGAACGTACGTGGCACGTGGCTTAAAATTTGGCTCCAGcaatagaaaaagaaagagaaagaaatagagagagaaggagagaataCACGCTGGAGGAGGGCAGACAGCTCACTACTAATGGTATTAATAACTATAATGGAAGTTTGTAGAAGGCAGAACGCGCATTAAGGTCTACATCTAGGAAGTCGTCCACCCGCACCACCCGGttcatccgttttttttttttgctaaggAACGGGGTAGCGCAGCGAGGGGCGATGGTTCAACtatttctttcccatttttgGCCACAAATTGAATGGACCCGCGGCACGCGACTTCTGAAAGTTGTACTTTCGGGCACACGGACGAACCCCTAGGCAAAGCGCCCATTCCTTACATCAACAGCGTACACCCACTGCACAGTGGAGGCAGCCCATACAAGCACCGAGGTTAAACCAATATTGTGTAAATAGATCTTAATATTTGCCATTGAAGAAGGAGTTTATAGTTAGGATTTAAAATTCCTTGGCTCCTTCGTACAGTGAATTCGCTTTCCTATTCGTACAGTGCGCTGTTCATGGTGATGTTTGGGCAAAAAGTTAGCAACGTAGGTTTACTAGACTAGCTATGAATTGTTGACCTTTGAAAGGAGTTAGTAGTATACCAAGCTATCGGGACCATTCCTTCCTATTAACCAAAGCTGCTAGTTTTCAGACGCTTAAGCATCGGCACAAAGTTAATCAAACTGGCTGCAAATTGTATTGGATCTCCACCTGCTAGGACCCGTCCACCGCGCAGCTTACTGAATACTGCACCAAGACGCACACTATATGGAACAAACGATCGTCTATTATCAAGAACACGATATTGACCAGTCTATTTAACGACTGGACtgataattttgattttaaccTCTCGTCTGCTTCTTACAAGACGAGCCTTTTATTACTTTTCGGTGAATTTCGGTGATAATAGTCGTTGATTTAGGGATTAGTTCGAATTTTAAGTATGAGATAGTTCAATAAGTGGTCGTAGCACAAGTATGCAGGACAATTGcacgaataaaaataaatataaaaataaacaaataaataaataaatacataaataaataacgacataaataattaaagaaataattaaataaattatttaaaaaataaattaattaatttatttattaaaaaataaataaataaataaataaactcattgataaataaataaataaataaataattaaataaataaataagttgatacataaataaataaatatgacagataaataaataaataaaaaaataaaaaaaaaataaataaataaataaataataacataaaaataaaataaattaattaattaatgaaataataatttaaaaaatcatgaatttttcaagatgaaaataaaatgttttagtAAAGTCCGGCAGTTGACTTTAAAATGATGGTAAATTTATATTAatgtaaattaataaaaaagatGATAAAGAACTTCCTTGACAATCGAATAATATTCTAAGTAAAGCATTTTACTTAAAGGCTATTTAATGATCTTTCGAAAACCCTTTTCTGTGTATCttgaaaataaatgcagtatttttcaaaaattattttcgTTTAAAAATGTTCATTTCATGTCAGAAAATTAATTCCTTGTGGTTTACGGGGTTTAGACGCgtaatttgttttgccttttttttcatgtaatagtatctattttaaagaagaaaattaaataaacggCATCGAAAtctaagaataaaaaataaaatacactaaaaaatattttcattccgGTCTACTTCCACTGTGCACTGCTCAGGCAGGGCGACCGTGAGGATGAGTCAggtgttttccattttcggATGTAGTTGTGTATGTGGGTGTCTGTGTTCTTGTTTGTAGAAAATCGTAAACATCATGTGGGTGGGAAAACGTTTTAATTAGCGCTAAACTGTTTCCATTAAAAGTATATGCCCTACTTTTAAacacatattaaaaaaaatgtttttttctgagCTGAAAGCTGATAGACTTATTCTTACAAACTAAGCCAAGCACAAGCTAgcgaataaataaaatctGCCAAAGTACCAATGTCTGCTCCCGTGTTACGCGGTGTTTGATGCAATTTTGAAATGTTCTTTTTCTGCTTCCGCgcataaaaagtaaaaaattaaCCCGACTTAGCCGAGTTTTATAAACGCTAATGTCTGAACTAAACTGCGTAACTCGGTCGAAGCAATCGTATCAATTTGCTAACACTAAACAAAAGTACCGAAAAAGAGAACTTCTCATCGCTCACTATTCAACCAATATGATTTGTGTGAGGTGCGTCCACCTGTTTAACGTTCAGTTTGAATTTCTCGCACGCGCTGCAAGCGCCATCTGTATGTCAAGCTACAGAACGATCGTGCGGAAAGCGGACAGAAGCTCAAAGtaaaactatttaaaaaataaataaattaacactCTTATTTCCCCTTTTGCCAGCTAATTGTAGTCGAGCATGCCCCGCAGCAGCTCGAGGGTGTCCCGCCCGATCGGCACGATGCTGGACGGGGGCAGCAGAAACCCGTGCGTCCCCCGGTCCGGTAGCCGCAGCGTGTAGCTGTACCGGATGCCGGCCCCGTACCGCGCATAGCCCGTCGCCGTGCCGTGCGTGGCCGGCCCGATCACCGGCTCGAGCGCGTACAGGAACTCGCCCGGCTCGGCCCGCAGCGCGTCCAGCCCGGCCTGGCCCATCTCGTGCACGTCGCCGAGCGGGTCCGGCCCGTACGGTGGATCGTCGGCCCGCTCCAGCTCGGGGTAGGCGAGCAGCTGGCCGTACGCCTGCAGCGACAGGTAGAGGCGGACGTGGCGCCGGCGCGCCAGCAGGAAGTCGCGCACCGCCCGTGTCTCTGGCTCGGAGAAGGGCTGGGCGCCGGCGTAGCTGTCGCTGCACTGGCCGGGATGCACAGCCTGCGGCCAACGGTACGCCCAGTTGCGGTCCAGGTCGACGCCGTAGCATCCCTCGCCGGTCGGGTCCTTGTCGGCGTTCCACCAGCTGATCCTACGAGAATGCGAGAAATggtaagagagaaaaaaaaaggttcgttCAATCGGTTTGGCTGGGACGACGACAAGCGGAAAACACGTACGCGCTGGAGAGTAGGGCCTGCCCAACGCCGGCCGGGTGCGCCTGGGTGTGGTTGGAGCGGTTCTTCGACCACAGCCGATCGTACCGGTGGCTGTACTCGTACCCGTCCGGATTGAGCACCGGCAGCACGTACCAATCATACGACTGG is a window from the Anopheles merus strain MAF chromosome X, AmerM5.1, whole genome shotgun sequence genome containing:
- the LOC121593827 gene encoding uncharacterized protein LOC121593827 encodes the protein MSDPLGNTGQSTVRLSYEQLRDTLGRFAYFRHWTEDQIRECSVLARVVQYAPQQTIPLELPLPFAYLVLSGQCMMLQCLPLVRGTLRLASPAGDRDQPTPQPAMGPPAPDVQLETVRHLHETFTAATSPPAGTLRHDPANATCFLTTPAQDAPIVHQFVDVGTLRCGAVFGLGERHHQRTIVARTRTQCLLLPRCWLFLKRQNVGNTWQRLRLYLDGAIPGRDELYRRYLRDQAWLDYRRRLLQTAKRCTGTTPADVPMMCRMLEPVCKGKRY